A stretch of the uncultured Desulfobacter sp. genome encodes the following:
- a CDS encoding ABC transporter permease: MQTLRRLTALILKELLTIMKDPKSRFVVIGPPIIQFFVFSYGATFDLENVRYAVFDESRSVLSRVFLADVEGSGRFRLTGYLEDDGQVKETIDNKKARLVIHIGSQFEENLRSGRSVDIQVIADGTSPNVAMIAIGYLGTIVENFNTTLLEQGIVQENGPGLALVERAWFNENLSSRWFMVSALGGVISTVVVMILTSLSVAREREFGTFDQLLVAPFSPVEILVGKSIPGILFGMLDALIFAGGAVLWFHIPFRGTVSALMVSLLCFIITIVGIGLLVSSLSTTMQQGLLGAFLFLMPAITLSGLATPVENMPMWLQQADMLNPVRHIITALRRIFLEGADLAMIWPQIWPLLIMAGVTLPLAAWLFRRRSV; the protein is encoded by the coding sequence ATGCAGACTTTAAGACGCCTGACAGCCCTGATATTAAAGGAACTTCTCACCATCATGAAGGACCCTAAAAGCCGTTTTGTGGTGATTGGGCCGCCCATTATCCAATTTTTTGTCTTCAGCTATGGCGCCACCTTTGACCTGGAAAATGTCCGCTATGCTGTGTTTGATGAAAGCAGGTCTGTGCTTTCCAGGGTTTTTTTGGCAGATGTTGAAGGGTCCGGAAGATTCAGGCTAACAGGATATCTTGAAGATGACGGACAGGTGAAAGAGACCATTGATAATAAAAAAGCCCGGCTGGTGATCCATATCGGATCGCAGTTTGAGGAAAATCTGCGGTCCGGTCGTTCTGTTGATATTCAGGTCATCGCCGACGGCACAAGTCCCAATGTGGCCATGATTGCTATTGGCTATCTGGGCACCATTGTGGAAAATTTTAATACAACCCTTTTAGAACAAGGTATCGTCCAGGAGAACGGGCCCGGCCTGGCCCTGGTGGAACGGGCCTGGTTCAACGAAAACCTGAGCAGCCGGTGGTTCATGGTTTCAGCCCTTGGCGGGGTGATCAGCACCGTGGTGGTGATGATTCTTACCAGCCTTTCAGTTGCCCGGGAGCGGGAGTTCGGTACCTTTGACCAGCTTCTGGTGGCCCCGTTCAGTCCCGTGGAAATTCTGGTGGGCAAATCCATACCCGGTATTCTCTTTGGTATGCTGGACGCCCTGATTTTTGCCGGCGGCGCAGTGCTCTGGTTTCATATCCCCTTCCGGGGAACGGTCAGCGCCCTGATGGTATCCCTGTTGTGTTTTATCATCACCATTGTTGGCATCGGGCTGCTGGTGTCGTCTTTGTCCACCACTATGCAGCAGGGACTTTTGGGCGCGTTTTTGTTTTTGATGCCCGCGATTACCTTGTCAGGGCTTGCCACGCCCGTGGAAAACATGCCCATGTGGCTTCAGCAGGCAGACATGCTCAATCCGGTTCGTCACATCATCACAGCCCTTCGCAGGATTTTTCTTGAAGGCGCGGATCTTGCCATGATCTGGCCCCAGATCTGGCCGTTGCTGATCATGGCGGGCGTCACCCTTCCCCTGGCTGCCTGGTTATTCAGGCGTCGGTCGGTTTAA